The genomic interval GTCagaccagacagaaacagacattTCCCTgcggaaaaacaaaactaatttcttGTTCGCTAGATCTGCaaacaagctgaaaaaaaacattttttactagAGCaactaaaacagatttaacagTGCTACAGGATATATCGCGTGGAAATATTCATGcccagaaaaacctttttttctcccctattttgtcaagttacaaacacaaattttaatgtatttaaggatttttttttttataataaaccaACAGAGCCGCATGTAGTTGTGAAGTGGAGGGACGTTCATACAATTCTAGAACGTTTCGTGCATTATTATTGGATCCCCTTTACTCGGATAccttgaagaaaacaacaacagtgtAACAGTTGCACAGAAAGTGGGTGTGCATTATATGCGACGCATAGGGGCGCCGCTCTAGACAGGGCGCCAGAACAACAGGAAAAATGTACTTCCAGTcggcattttctgtatttaacagctACTTGTGGATGTTTAAATGACATGATCAGTGTATAGTAGTATATATATTACTGCAAGATTTTTTTGTACTATTTCTgccttgttttatttaaggttGTTGATGGCTGGATGCACATGGCATCGCTTTCAGAAATGCCTTGGCAGTAAAGTAAGCATTTCAAATAACAGCCCCACAGTTGGGTTCCGCTTGTAGGCAGTACTCAGACAGAACGTCAACATACAGAAATGGTTCCCCGGGTTTGGGTAATGGCGTCCTTTGTAGGCTGATATTAGTCCTGGGTTGATTCCAATCTGAGAAGAGACATAAAAGGGGTTACCGTGGCAgcaaaatagcattttttatttttatggtacTGCTAATCAACTGTTGCAGAatcccaagaaaaaaaagacaactcaCTATTAAAATGTCGAGATTGTAGGCCAGGACGTCAGGGAGCGTCTTCGCCATAACTTCAGCCACGCTCATGCCGTTGAAGCGGTTCAGAACCCGCTTGGCCTTTTTGGCAGCTTCGGCTTCATCCATTTCCTCCTTCACCTCCTTATCCGCCACCTGCTGCTTAGCCGGTCGGCCTCTTTTCTTCTTTACCGGCGTCACAGCTGGAACGGAGAAAAGaagctgaacaaaaaaaaaaaaaaacacacaccacacaTCGTCTCATTTCTGCTTCGTTTGTGGTTCGTCAGTCTACCTGGAGGAGGAGCGTGAGGTTGAAGGTCAGGTTCCCGCTGCTGGATCATGTGCTGATGCTCAGTCTGCTGGGGGTGCTGCGAGTGCTGCGGGTGCTGCAGATGCTCGCTGAAGCTTGGCTGGCCGATCTGCTCCTGGTAATGACCGGACGCCGGAGGGTAGCTGTGGTAAAAGGGCTCCTGGTTTTCCGATGGTTCCCTGTGGACAGACAGCTCCGCCATGACGGGCTCCTCCATGTAGCCGTCGGCATAATGGCCCAGGCCGTGATACGGTAGCATGTATTGAGCCTCGGGGTGCTGCTGATTGGCCTGGTACCTAGAGAGAAgatagataataataataataaaaatagtaataataaatgaggagagcaaacacacacacagaatagAACGTATGGCAAGGAAAACTGTCATGTCTAATGGTAAACAGTGtgagtgagagagaaaaaatgcacacaatacttacaaacaaccatgcactgACGTACATCACTTTGTGGATTATATTTGCCACTGTGTGCAGCTCATTTAAGGAAGAATGCAATATGCAGTgccttacaaaaatattcaatacttttttgttttttatcatttattttacaaataaaaaaaaattgtagtgTAGTGAGCATTTTGCCCCATTTATGCTGCCCAGATAAAACATTGTGCCGACCAATTACTTTATGAAGTCAATcagtaaatggagtccaggtgtGCCGTGTAATCCCTGTGTAAATACAACCTTTCTGCGACTCTAGCTACATGGAAAATGCCGTGTGTAGAGGAAAACTACTGCTTAACACAGTCAACAGGCCATCTCCACGGTAACACTACTTCACTTCTTTACCGGCGTTACAGCtggaacagagaaaagaaactgaCGAGCAGGGGGGGCTGGTAAGAGTTGGGGTCTGAATATAAATAcacaccgcacttttcagatctttacttttttgttgttgttgtaaagcACTGCATCTCTTCTTTCTTGTTATGAGCATACATATGTGTTTATATTCCCATCTACGTATCGGATGAGAAGTCAATTCCTCTCAAGTGTGTTGCTTTACATGCGGTAGTTTTAACAGCTTTAACCACTCGCCCATCAATAcgaaaacaacttttttcaaaGCACGTTTATGAGTTTAGCATTTTTGACGAGTTAATGTAATTGCCAGCTATGTTGCGACCAGTCAAAAAGAAGCCTGAATGTACAGTCTGATCACCTGTCTTGTCATTTTCTCCATCATGCATGAAAATGAGTGTGTGAGGGGAGATAAGATGAGAAGTTCCCCCAGTCAGTCGGTCAGCTCCAACATCAACTCACCACTGCTGAAAATAATCCGTGGGAACCGTCAATGCTGTAAACTGCTTTTCCTCCATATTAACTGTCGACTTATTTCAGTACCTTTAATGTAATGTTGTACTACTGCTAAAACTCACCGACACGCTTTAGGTTACAAAATAATGCCTCCGATTAACACACAAAGAAGAATCATCGTTACTAAAGGGAGGAAAGAGCTAATGTTGCTAACAGCTAGAAGGAATTCTATACAGGTGTATTGAAACTGTGGGCCGAGCTGCACATTAACGAACCAAATACGTACTGGAGTGTAGGAACATACCTGTCGTACATTTTCTGATTAAGGTTAACATACGGAAACGAAGCAGCCGCAAAACAAAGACCATTTAAATGCTCAACATTTTCTTCTCTATCTGGTTTAATTGACGTTCTTCCGCCACCTAGTGCTCATAGTGTATACCACAAGAGTAAAATTCTGTGTCTGTCGATGTGCTTTATATtctgaataattgtgaaattacatttatgtaCAATACGTTCCATTAAAGTGGTATATAATGTTTAGTaattaaaatatggaaaaacgCGCAACTGACTGTAAAGCCAGGAACGTGGAATGTCGCTAGGCGGCGATAAACGTTGCTTTCGAGGCGCACAACAACGCAAATCAGTAGCATAGAAGAAAGTTGAAAGAAAAGATTGTATATTTTTCACGATCATCACTTCGTGGTTAGGCCAGTAGCCCACTCTTACGGTGCATTTGGTGAACAATTCATCTCTGTCCTCTTGCTTCGAGACGGCATTAcgtgaaatatgttttaatttgtggattTCACGTCGGTGTGGTAAATGTCCTGTTATTTTCAACCTGGAAACTTCAGGGGCAACTTGACTAAGTGCTCTGGGAGACCGCGTCATTCGTAAATATATGCAGAGTGAGAAGTCACCGCTCATAGATCGTCTAATTGTTAGCTAAACACGACCTGCGTGCTGCTTGTGTCTCAATGACAGATACTGTGGTTTAAGATGGTTAGAAAAAAACTCTACATAGCACCTATTGTTTGATGTAATAAACAAGGTAAGGATGTAAAAGCACCGCTTCCTGTTCCGCTAAGTATGTCTTAGCTTAGCATGCCGCTGTTTTGTCAGGGctaatttaaattagtttacTCGGACTTCGTAACCTCCCTTCCTTCACCACATGTATGTAACCAACATTTAGATACagatcatgtaaaaataaagaccTGTTAAGCTGGAATACTGATACATTTTTAGAACATGGCTTTTTCAGGTAATGTTCATACTGCGGTTTAAAAACCCAAGTATAGAGAACTACAAAAacgacaaaacaaaaataaaattaatatgtcaaaaccttttactgataaattgaaatattttatgtggTGGAAGAGCTGAGCTCACCATCCCCACACTGATGGTGGGATCATCAAGGTATGGGgatacatttttctgcattcagACAAATGTActaaaaagtgttttgtctAAGAGCAATCATAAGAAAATGATATGACATTgcactcatttttttttttttttgtatgctgGGTACTAAAACAAAACCCTTCTCTGGAACTTTTGGAGGATTTCAGGGGGTAAGAAGAGATCAGATAAATGTGCCGAACTAAGCCTTTCTACAAACAGTAGAAAgcgtttttatgttgttttttacccTACTATTAATTTGAGCAATCATATCTCCTACAGGCTATCACTCCGTAAGAGATGCCAGCTGGTGTGTCGTGGCCGCGGTACATCCGGATGTTGGGAGCCAGTGTTCTGGCCATGTTTGCAGGAGCGCAGGCCGTCCATCAGTACTACCTTCCTGATCTGGTAAGAGGCAGCTTGAATCCATTGTCACTGTATAagctctgttgttgtttttttcttttctttcatttgaaacTTTCTGATAAGAAGTTTAGAAACAGTCCTCAtcttaatttaagaaaaataattcttaaataatatttatttgacttattccagctgtctgtttttcagtgtgGATTGATTGTACAACAtacaatcaaaagaaaaaaacatttaaaaaacaatttaagtgaaaatgtgctgtgcatttttttttgctcatcaCCACACACaagctcaaacacacacacacacacacacacacagacacgctaATGTCTGAAGACACAACTTTAGCAATCAGCTAACAATTTTGTGAAATGTATTGACGTTGTAAAACAAAAGGAAGTTCCCAGAATATGTCTGGAAACGTTTTCATCGTTTAATACCAACACTTGTTCTGACTATGACTGCAAGTGTGGCTCTCAGACCAAGATtgcttggtttttgttttgtatttcagaGTATACCAGAAATCCCACCAAAACCCGGAGAGCTTCAGACAGAACTGCACGGTTACAAAGCTAGAGAGGAAGCTGCTGCCGCCTTTCAGAAGCTTAAAGAAGGACAAAATGTGGACTGACGGGgaaatatgtttcttttagAAGAAATACTACTATGTACCTTGGGACAGAGTCTCTTATGAAACAACTGCAATGGATATGTTGCTCTTTTGCCTTATGTTGTACACAGACAATAAATCTTCATGTCTGAATGAAGCTGAGCCAAAGAGACCTGGAGAACAGAACCATCGCATCGCGGCTGCTCACCTGCATCATTTTTACCTCCAGCCTTCTTTCATTTGACTGCGGTTTAATCAGTTGCAATCACACTTGGCTGTCTCTGAATTATTGTCACGAGCACAATTATCTTGATGACCGTTTGtccattttaaatgttgcttattttagaGAAGTGATTAAAAGAGTTAAACGATATTAGagtgttttatttacacatgTAATACCCATTACTGCCATGGTTTCCGGCTAGACAgtgaaatgtataaataataaaagtgtcAAACTGGAATGCTAGCAGTACCTTGTTATCAATCtcacaaattatatatatataagatcTATATATGCGCTACTGTGAAACTGTGAAGCGACGTATGcattatttgtgcattttaaacttttttgtgaAAGACGAACGTCGTCCTTTTAAGCCTCTAAGACATAAATTCGAAGTATGGGGTCAccgtaaataaaatgtatatctttagtgaagaaaagaagcagataAACATATTGATACCTATTCACAGACCAGCTTCCTGAGTCGGGCTTGACGCGCAGTGGGTTTTACCATTGCCGTGCTCGCGCGCCTGGCCTGTGGTATCGTAGCAACCCGATTCAacagaaaggaggaaaaaatggcgaccaagagagagagagacgcgACAGCATATCTCAAGAAACACAAGATTGTTGAGCTCATGGACAACATGACCAGCATGCTCCTGTTTTACAGACCCGGTTAGAGTTCATTTCCTCCTCAATCATGGAATGTCCGTCTCTCGTGAGCTTCATTAGCACCATTTCTTTTCCACAGCTGCTGATTTACGGTTTGTTTAACGTCGCCGTCACTGAATTCTGACACCAATCAAGAGTTTTAACGTTAATCAActattcacttttttaaaaatgtactttgtaGAGACGCTCCTTGAGCTTATTTGCCTTATTAAACTCGCACTGAATTAAGTTCAAAAGCTAACTCTTTAAACTCTGAAAGAGAAGTTTCAGTCAGTTATCTTTGCCTTTTTAGTCATAAGGGCTAAATGAGTATTTACACAATTAAGCACGTTTATAAAGCAGAATTCAATTTTGCTTTGAGgtccaattttgtctaattcgGATTTTCTTAAAAGATCCAACAACcagtaaaaagattttttcttcaAGTTTGAAAGTCCAAATAACACAAAGGAACAACATGGATCCTATTTTTACACCAAGCCATCTGAGCCTATCAAACATCCAGCATTATTCCAGATGTTTGTTGATGGATACAAAAAGTGTAAGGTCAAGGTGGATCTGCTGAAAATATGTACCCCAAAAATAAATGGCATgcgtgtaagaaaaaaaatattactgttgGCCAATCTTTTCACCCTGTAAAAACAACAGTTCctacaaataatttaaagccaaaaattatttaatgttcaAGCCTATTGCAGGGTATGTCAACAACAAATCACAACTAGATAGCTAGAACAATCTTTTGATGCTTTGTTGTCACAgtagttaaaatatttagtctgaaTATCTTGATAGTGTTGATCCTGTGActaattttcattatttatttctcttgtgtgtgtgtgtgtgtgtgtaagtttTGCCTTCGTCGTTAACGCGTTCGATGATTGTGTCATTCAGAGAATCCCAAGGAGTTTCTCATTGAGCAGCTGGATCTGCTGAAGGTTTCCCGGGAAAGTGGGATAAGAGGGCCAAATCTGTTTGACAACTCCAACCTGACTGCCGTCTGCGGTATAATGGATCCCGCTAACCAGAAGTATATCAGTTTTGCACAGTACAAGCAGGGTGAGTGGTGCTGCTGGTCGCTTTCAGGAAGTCTTAAAACTGTAGCTTAACTATTTTCCGtgaacaaacctttttttttttaaggttcttaaaaccacaaacaagcTTGAAGCTGTGAAAGAATAAGCttagttttaaaattataataagaTCTAAACACCCCTATAACTCCAGTGTTACAGGGGTGGCCACCAGGGAGGAACAGGGGGGCCTCAAAATGTTGgagagaaatagaaaaaaaaataaaaaattgcccaataattttttttaaatcataaactCTATAATCATTATTATAAGttataagttaaaataatttaacttgaCTGGCAGCCAACTTTCTGACAGTCAAATTTATCAAGCTGCTTTGCTcctcaagctagcatagctgtGCTAGCAAGCGCAAAACGGACAAGTctctgacaagaaaaagacagaaggagCCGACCAGGAGCCCAGCTAAGTACTCATGGAAAACTAAAATTGGAAAGTGTAAGGCAGCCTctgttctaaaaaaaatgtagtaatTAAaagttagttaaaaaaaaattattctaaaagcTGATGTTTGTGTACACATTTTGTAGCATTGCCTGTGGGGTTTAGCGAAGGGGGTCCCTCGGCTGAAGCTACTGCTGTTTGCGGGGCCACGCCACGGAAAAGTTTGGGAACCCCTGAAAATATACCACAATTTATCTGTACAGGTCAAATTGTTGATGATCTCAACAAGGCCACTTTTGATGtattaatcaaatgttttcaaaggtAATGTTATTCCAGTCAGTGCTGTAATTTACAGCGTTTCAGTGTGAATATTATCCAAAACCCAGCCTGCTATTTACAAAACTGTTTCTCCCCCGCAGCTCTGACCATGCTTGGCATAAAGGACATCAACATAAACCCTGAGGGCAGAGCGAAAGACAAAATATCCCACGAAACATTTAAAACCGAAGCGTAAGTGCAGCTTGCTGAGTCGGCTATGCATGTGATAGTATGTTTTGTTATGAATCGTTCAGcgagttct from Xiphophorus maculatus strain JP 163 A chromosome 2, X_maculatus-5.0-male, whole genome shotgun sequence carries:
- the LOC102224012 gene encoding EF-hand calcium-binding domain-containing protein 10-like isoform X1 → MATKRERDATAYLKKHKIVELMDNMTSMLLFYRPENPKEFLIEQLDLLKVSRESGIRGPNLFDNSNLTAVCGIMDPANQKYISFAQYKQALTMLGIKDININPEGRAKDKISHETFKTEAMEVLKRDSATYAKY
- the LOC102223318 gene encoding G/T mismatch-specific thymine DNA glycosylase-like isoform X1, with product MEEKQFTALTVPTDYFQQWYQANQQHPEAQYMLPYHGLGHYADGYMEEPVMAELSVHREPSENQEPFYHSYPPASGHYQEQIGQPSFSEHLQHPQHSQHPQQTEHQHMIQQREPDLQPHAPPPAVTPVKKKRGRPAKQQVADKEVKEEMDEAEAAKKAKRVLNRFNGMSVAEVMAKTLPDVLAYNLDILIIGINPGLISAYKGRHYPNPGNHFWKCLFLSGLTEQQLNYMHDQSLPEKYSIGFTNMVERTTPGSKDLSSKEIREGGRQLLEKLQKYKPLIAAFNGKGIYEIFCKEIFGVKAKNLEFGLQPYKIPDTETVCFLMPSSSPRCAQFPRAQDKVHFYIKLKELRDQMKGLTPNGEVLETRYSFDLQLAKEDAKRMAIKEEQVDPEYESCSGLHDGVRQSS
- the c2h12orf73 gene encoding uncharacterized protein C12orf73 homolog, with product MPAGVSWPRYIRMLGASVLAMFAGAQAVHQYYLPDLSIPEIPPKPGELQTELHGYKAREEAAAAFQKLKEGQNVD
- the LOC102224012 gene encoding EF-hand calcium-binding domain-containing protein 10-like isoform X2, whose translation is MECPSLVSFISTISFPQLLIYENPKEFLIEQLDLLKVSRESGIRGPNLFDNSNLTAVCGIMDPANQKYISFAQYKQALTMLGIKDININPEGRAKDKISHETFKTEAMEVLKRDSATYAKY
- the LOC102223318 gene encoding G/T mismatch-specific thymine DNA glycosylase-like isoform X2, with product MYDRYQANQQHPEAQYMLPYHGLGHYADGYMEEPVMAELSVHREPSENQEPFYHSYPPASGHYQEQIGQPSFSEHLQHPQHSQHPQQTEHQHMIQQREPDLQPHAPPPAVTPVKKKRGRPAKQQVADKEVKEEMDEAEAAKKAKRVLNRFNGMSVAEVMAKTLPDVLAYNLDILIIGINPGLISAYKGRHYPNPGNHFWKCLFLSGLTEQQLNYMHDQSLPEKYSIGFTNMVERTTPGSKDLSSKEIREGGRQLLEKLQKYKPLIAAFNGKGIYEIFCKEIFGVKAKNLEFGLQPYKIPDTETVCFLMPSSSPRCAQFPRAQDKVHFYIKLKELRDQMKGLTPNGEVLETRYSFDLQLAKEDAKRMAIKEEQVDPEYESCSGLHDGVRQSS